A genomic window from Streptomyces sp. MST-110588 includes:
- the lysX gene encoding bifunctional lysylphosphatidylglycerol synthetase/lysine--tRNA ligase LysX, translating into MSTVQDQDQITAWERFRRRVPNGFAIFFSLLGLFCALTALFGPLRRALHPVTYWLGTFTIPVPPNFAYAAFLFLLAAAMTARKRVALWFVVVYMVLVAITDAMLFGWGYWEFSISLVLAVAALVLLVVSHREFYAITRRGAFLRAALVLAGGAAVAILVGWGLVSLFPGDLEAGGGNRLLWAANRVCGGLLSGRNFDGHPPHWIMTVLGLLGALALLNAAATLFRSQRMEAALHGDEEARIRALLARYGSQDSLGYFATRRDKAVVFSPSGKAAVTYRVEAGVCLASGDPVGDREAWTPAIEAWLEVAGRYGWQPAVMGASEDGAKAFARSGLGALQLGDEAILHVKDFDLDGREMRVTRQAVNRVERSGATFRVRRHAELTDAEMQEVIQRADAWRDTETERGFSMALDRLGDPQDGDCLLAEAFDGKGNMIALLSFVPWGKDGISLDVMRRDRSAPNGVMEYMVAQLCAHAGQLGVRRISLNFAVFRSAFEEGARIGAGPVLKVWRKLLLFFSKWWQLEALYRSNSKYLPEWYPRFLCYADAGALARIGLASGIAEGFVAVPSLGKLWGKGHKKRVLAPASTANLPSLDELGLVDHPAASEEELRERELAALPEQVRVRHRKLERLRESGTDPYPVGVQRTHTLGEVRDEHGDLAAGARTGKVVSVAGRVLLTRDHGGVLFAVLRDWSGDLQVALTREGSGAELLDRFGSDVDLGDHIEAEGEVGASDRGELTVFVTNWRLTAKCLRPLPDKRRGLTDPEAKVRQRYVDLVVSPDSRENLRARSTAVQALRQGLIERGYLEVETPMLQQVHGGANARPFQTHINAYDLDLYLRIAPELYLKRLCVGGMEKVFEMGRTFRNEGISYKHNPEFTMLEAYQAFADYDVMLDLTRELIQGAAIAAFGSATARKADENGRLVEHDISGIWPVKTVYGAISEALGEEIDADTEPDALRRLCHAAKVPVKPEMGRGDIVLEMYERLVEEKTKLPTFYKDFPTDVSPLTRQHRKDPRVAERWDLVAFGTELGTAYSELTDPVEQRRRLTAQSLLAAGGDPEAMELDEDFLQALEYAMPPTGGLGIGVDRLVMFLTGLSIRETLPFPLVRRR; encoded by the coding sequence ATGAGCACCGTGCAGGACCAGGATCAAATAACGGCGTGGGAGCGGTTCCGCCGCCGCGTTCCCAATGGTTTCGCCATCTTCTTCAGCCTTCTTGGGCTGTTTTGCGCCCTTACGGCGCTGTTCGGGCCACTGCGGCGCGCCTTGCACCCGGTGACCTACTGGCTGGGCACCTTCACGATTCCGGTGCCGCCCAACTTCGCGTACGCCGCCTTCCTCTTCCTGCTCGCGGCGGCGATGACCGCCCGCAAGCGGGTCGCCTTGTGGTTCGTCGTCGTCTACATGGTGCTGGTGGCGATCACGGACGCGATGCTGTTCGGCTGGGGCTACTGGGAGTTCTCCATCTCCCTGGTCCTGGCCGTGGCGGCGCTGGTGCTGCTGGTCGTCTCGCACCGCGAGTTCTACGCGATCACCCGGCGCGGCGCCTTCCTGCGGGCCGCGCTGGTGCTGGCCGGCGGAGCGGCCGTGGCGATCCTCGTGGGCTGGGGGCTGGTCTCCCTCTTCCCCGGTGATCTGGAGGCCGGCGGCGGCAACCGGCTGCTGTGGGCCGCCAACCGGGTCTGCGGCGGGCTGCTCAGCGGCCGGAACTTCGACGGACACCCGCCGCACTGGATCATGACCGTGCTGGGTCTGCTGGGCGCGCTGGCGCTGCTGAACGCGGCGGCCACCCTCTTCCGCTCGCAGCGGATGGAGGCCGCGCTGCACGGTGACGAGGAGGCCCGTATCCGGGCGCTGCTCGCCCGCTACGGCAGCCAGGACTCGCTGGGCTACTTCGCCACCCGCCGCGACAAGGCCGTGGTCTTCTCCCCCAGCGGCAAGGCCGCCGTCACCTACCGCGTGGAGGCCGGCGTCTGCCTGGCCAGCGGTGACCCGGTCGGTGACCGGGAGGCGTGGACCCCGGCCATCGAGGCGTGGCTGGAGGTCGCCGGACGCTACGGCTGGCAGCCCGCCGTCATGGGCGCCAGCGAGGACGGCGCCAAGGCGTTCGCCCGCAGCGGCCTGGGCGCCCTGCAGCTCGGTGACGAGGCGATCCTGCACGTCAAGGACTTCGACCTGGACGGCCGCGAGATGCGGGTCACCCGCCAGGCCGTCAACCGGGTCGAGCGCAGCGGGGCCACCTTCCGGGTACGCCGGCACGCGGAGCTGACCGACGCCGAGATGCAGGAGGTCATCCAGCGGGCCGACGCCTGGCGCGACACCGAGACCGAGCGCGGCTTCTCGATGGCGCTGGACCGGCTCGGCGACCCCCAGGACGGCGACTGCCTGCTGGCCGAGGCGTTCGACGGCAAGGGCAACATGATCGCTCTGCTGTCGTTCGTGCCCTGGGGCAAGGACGGCATCTCGCTGGACGTGATGCGCCGCGACCGCAGCGCGCCCAACGGCGTCATGGAGTACATGGTCGCCCAGCTCTGCGCGCACGCCGGGCAGCTCGGGGTACGCCGTATCTCCCTGAACTTCGCGGTCTTCCGGTCCGCGTTCGAGGAAGGTGCCCGGATCGGCGCCGGTCCGGTGCTCAAGGTCTGGCGCAAGCTGCTGCTGTTCTTCTCCAAGTGGTGGCAGCTCGAAGCCCTCTACCGCTCCAACTCCAAGTACCTGCCCGAGTGGTATCCGCGGTTCCTTTGCTACGCGGACGCCGGTGCGCTGGCCCGGATCGGTCTGGCCTCCGGTATCGCCGAGGGTTTCGTGGCGGTGCCGAGCCTGGGCAAGCTGTGGGGCAAGGGCCACAAGAAGCGGGTGCTGGCCCCGGCCAGCACGGCCAACCTGCCCTCCCTGGACGAGCTGGGCCTGGTGGACCACCCGGCGGCGAGCGAGGAGGAGCTGCGCGAGCGGGAGCTGGCGGCGCTGCCGGAGCAGGTACGCGTACGCCACCGCAAGCTGGAGCGGCTGCGGGAGAGCGGCACCGACCCCTACCCCGTGGGCGTACAGCGTACGCACACGCTCGGCGAGGTCCGCGACGAGCACGGCGACCTGGCGGCCGGTGCCCGCACCGGCAAGGTCGTCAGCGTCGCCGGACGGGTGCTGCTCACCCGTGACCACGGCGGCGTCCTCTTCGCGGTGCTCCGCGACTGGTCCGGTGACCTCCAGGTCGCGCTGACCCGCGAGGGCAGCGGCGCCGAGCTGCTGGACCGCTTCGGCTCCGACGTCGACCTGGGCGACCACATCGAGGCCGAGGGCGAGGTCGGCGCCAGCGACCGCGGCGAGCTGACGGTCTTCGTGACCAACTGGCGGCTGACGGCCAAGTGCCTGCGCCCGCTGCCCGACAAGCGGCGCGGTCTGACCGACCCCGAGGCCAAGGTCCGCCAGCGCTATGTCGACCTGGTGGTCTCGCCGGACTCGCGGGAGAACCTGCGGGCCCGCAGCACGGCCGTACAGGCGCTGCGCCAGGGGCTGATCGAGCGCGGCTACCTGGAGGTCGAGACGCCGATGCTCCAGCAGGTCCACGGCGGCGCCAACGCCCGCCCGTTCCAGACCCACATCAACGCCTACGACCTGGACCTGTACCTGCGCATCGCGCCCGAGCTGTACCTCAAGCGGCTGTGCGTGGGCGGCATGGAGAAGGTCTTCGAAATGGGGCGCACGTTCCGTAACGAGGGCATCTCCTACAAGCACAACCCCGAGTTCACGATGCTGGAGGCGTACCAGGCGTTCGCCGACTACGACGTGATGCTGGACCTGACCCGGGAGCTGATCCAGGGTGCGGCGATCGCCGCGTTCGGCAGCGCCACCGCCCGCAAGGCGGACGAGAACGGGCGGCTCGTCGAGCACGACATCTCGGGCATCTGGCCGGTCAAGACCGTCTACGGCGCGATCTCCGAGGCGCTGGGCGAGGAGATCGACGCGGACACCGAGCCGGACGCGCTGCGCCGTCTGTGCCACGCCGCCAAGGTGCCCGTGAAGCCGGAGATGGGCCGCGGTGACATCGTCCTGGAGATGTACGAGCGGCTGGTCGAGGAGAAGACCAAGCTCCCCACCTTCTACAAGGACTTCCCCACCGATGTCTCCCCGCTGACCCGTCAGCACCGCAAGGACCCGCGGGTCGCCGAGCGCTGGGACCTGGTGGCCTTCGGTACGGAGCTGGGTACGGCCTACTCGGAGCTGACCGACCCGGTCGAGCAGCGGCGGCGGCTGACCGCCCAGTCGCTGCTGGCGGCGGGCGGCGACCCGGAGGCGATGGAGCTGGACGAGGACTTCCTCCAGGCCCTGGAGTACGCGATGCCGCCGACCGGTGGTCTGGGCATCGGC
- a CDS encoding Ig-like domain-containing protein — protein sequence MISVLAADHLQVPATPVTTDGKHTHEPAAPSRRSRRSRSVRAALALMPLIGIGALTACGDDDATEKAAPGNPVKVELSAVRGTKGVKAGDRLKVSAFGGTFTEVTVTDSKGRRLPGDLDHDGRSWSSSQKTRPDTKYSVVGRTKDRDGKAGEIKESVTTAKADKLNKLALNPSSQGAVVGVAQPVAITFDFPVTDKAAVEKQLKVTTDNNTTGSWGWVKDRSGKDRVDWRPKEYWKAGTKVSLRAELDGVDSGGGRYFAKDYDLNFSIGSHQVIKVDLDSKQLSFLQDGKEIKRLPVSAGKPDSEHSTWTGTFPLLAKEGTINMKSETVGLSNFYDKMVRDSMKLTDSGTYAHAAPWNSDKVGKINNSSGCVGLTDADADWLYAKVRVGDPFEVSGSSIRGKAEANNGLGDWMVDWSQWQQKSALSSSR from the coding sequence GTGATTTCCGTCTTAGCGGCCGACCACCTTCAGGTACCGGCGACGCCGGTCACCACCGACGGAAAGCACACCCATGAGCCAGCCGCCCCCTCCCGCCGCTCCCGGCGCTCCCGCTCCGTACGTGCCGCTCTCGCGCTGATGCCCCTGATCGGCATCGGGGCGCTGACAGCCTGCGGTGACGACGACGCGACCGAGAAGGCGGCCCCGGGGAATCCGGTGAAGGTGGAGCTGAGCGCCGTACGCGGCACCAAGGGCGTCAAGGCGGGCGACCGGCTCAAGGTCAGTGCTTTCGGCGGCACGTTCACCGAGGTGACCGTCACCGACTCCAAGGGCCGCCGGCTGCCGGGTGATCTTGATCACGACGGCCGCTCGTGGTCCTCCAGCCAGAAGACCCGGCCGGACACCAAGTACTCGGTGGTGGGCAGGACCAAGGACCGGGACGGCAAGGCGGGCGAGATCAAGGAGTCCGTGACCACCGCCAAGGCGGACAAGCTCAACAAGCTGGCGCTCAACCCGAGCTCGCAGGGCGCCGTCGTCGGCGTGGCCCAGCCCGTGGCGATCACCTTCGACTTCCCCGTGACGGACAAGGCCGCGGTGGAGAAGCAGCTCAAGGTGACCACCGACAACAACACGACCGGGTCCTGGGGCTGGGTGAAGGACCGGTCCGGCAAGGACCGGGTGGACTGGCGGCCTAAGGAGTACTGGAAGGCGGGCACGAAGGTCTCCCTGCGTGCCGAGCTGGACGGTGTGGACTCCGGGGGCGGCCGTTACTTCGCCAAGGACTACGACCTGAACTTCTCCATCGGCTCCCACCAGGTGATCAAGGTCGACCTGGACAGCAAGCAGCTCAGCTTCCTCCAGGACGGCAAGGAGATCAAGCGGCTGCCGGTCTCGGCGGGGAAGCCGGACTCCGAGCACTCCACCTGGACGGGCACTTTCCCGCTGCTGGCGAAGGAGGGCACGATCAACATGAAGTCCGAGACGGTGGGCCTGAGCAATTTTTACGACAAGATGGTCCGCGACTCGATGAAGCTCACCGACTCCGGGACGTACGCACACGCCGCGCCCTGGAACTCAGACAAGGTAGGAAAGATCAACAACAGCTCCGGGTGTGTCGGCCTGACCGACGCGGACGCCGACTGGCTCTACGCCAAGGTCCGCGTCGGCGATCCCTTCGAGGTGTCCGGTTCCTCCATACGAGGGAAGGCCGAGGCGAACAACGGGCTCGGGGACTGGATGGTCGACTGGTCCCAGTGGCAGCAGAAGAGCGCCCTTTCATCGAGCAGGTAA